The Streptomyces sp. NBC_01244 genome contains a region encoding:
- a CDS encoding MerR family transcriptional regulator yields MTEGLTIGQAAAFVGVTIKTVRHYHRLGLVAEPERDGSGYRRYVSADLLRLVQVRTLAGAGVPLAEIGELLDADPERFAAALDDVHRRLTEQVEDLLARRDTLHRLAHGDRALLPDRACAVLDRLAALGFDPDYVATQREALVLARALVPEVFDAFLARLEHGLEDPEFVALTQRGLDAMSWDPGDPRIEELASALAAKLLADRSLLEIPAGPRRPSDSSARYGVVNHHREDQEPSIARLNTLVEAHLRAAGISIPRQ; encoded by the coding sequence ATGACAGAAGGGCTGACGATTGGTCAGGCGGCGGCATTCGTCGGCGTCACGATCAAGACGGTGCGGCACTATCACCGGCTCGGCCTGGTCGCCGAGCCGGAACGAGACGGCTCCGGCTATCGGCGTTACGTGTCGGCCGATCTGCTGCGACTGGTCCAGGTCCGGACCCTGGCCGGAGCCGGCGTGCCACTGGCCGAGATCGGCGAGCTGCTCGACGCCGATCCCGAGCGGTTCGCCGCCGCCCTGGACGATGTCCATCGTCGGCTCACCGAACAGGTCGAGGACCTGCTCGCGCGACGCGACACGCTGCACCGGCTCGCCCACGGCGACCGGGCCCTGCTGCCCGACCGGGCCTGCGCGGTCCTGGACCGACTCGCTGCTCTCGGCTTCGATCCCGACTACGTGGCCACTCAACGGGAGGCCCTGGTGCTGGCCCGGGCATTGGTCCCGGAGGTCTTCGACGCCTTCCTCGCCAGGCTTGAACACGGGCTTGAGGACCCCGAGTTCGTCGCGCTGACACAGCGTGGCCTGGACGCGATGTCCTGGGATCCGGGCGACCCGCGGATCGAGGAGCTGGCGTCCGCGCTGGCCGCCAAACTGCTGGCCGACCGCTCGCTGTTGGAGATTCCGGCCGGGCCTCGGCGCCCTTCGGATTCGTCAGCCCGGTACGGAGTGGTCAACCACCACCGGGAAGACCAGGAGCCGTCCATCGCCCGGCTGAACACGCTGGTCGAGGCGCACCTGCGCGCGGCCGGCATCAGCATCCCGCGTCAGTGA
- a CDS encoding PaaI family thioesterase, with protein sequence MTTTDLTALSGLELMRWVQTERPADIPSIGRLLGMRFDEVEHGRIVISLDTRPDFANPLGTVHGGIAATLLDSAMGCAVHTTLPAGTGYTTLELKVNYIRAARTDGQVLTAEGKVIHAGRRTATAEGKVTDDQGKLIAHATTTCMIF encoded by the coding sequence GTGACCACCACCGACCTCACCGCCCTGTCCGGCCTGGAACTGATGCGCTGGGTCCAGACCGAACGCCCGGCCGACATCCCCTCCATCGGCCGACTGCTCGGCATGCGCTTCGACGAGGTCGAGCACGGCCGCATCGTCATCTCCCTCGACACCCGCCCCGACTTCGCCAACCCGCTCGGCACCGTCCACGGAGGCATCGCCGCCACTCTCCTCGACTCCGCCATGGGCTGCGCCGTCCACACCACCCTCCCCGCCGGCACGGGCTACACGACCCTCGAACTCAAGGTCAACTACATCCGGGCCGCCCGCACCGACGGTCAGGTACTCACCGCCGAGGGCAAGGTCATCCACGCCGGACGCCGCACCGCCACCGCCGAGGGCAAGGTGACCGACGACCAGGGCAAACTGATCGCTCACGCCACCACCACGTGCATGATCTTTTGA
- a CDS encoding TetR/AcrR family transcriptional regulator has protein sequence MGRIVVAKVVERVSPRRSDSRDRMVLSTVALLPEYGASGTSIDRVLAHSGAPRGSVYHHFPGGRTQLIDEAVALAGDFISGLIDTMMQTGDPVDAIDAFFVLWRDRLVESGFRAGCPIVAVAVEANDGAPQLARSAAAVFARWQEAFAALFVRHGLTEERSRRLGSFVIAAVEGAVIMCRAERSAAPIEAAAAEIHDLLVYALRERREA, from the coding sequence GTGGGCCGCATCGTCGTCGCGAAGGTGGTGGAGCGGGTGAGTCCGCGCAGGAGTGACAGCCGCGACCGGATGGTCCTCAGCACGGTTGCCCTTCTGCCCGAGTACGGTGCGAGCGGGACCAGCATCGACCGAGTCCTCGCCCACAGCGGAGCCCCTCGCGGCTCGGTGTATCACCACTTCCCCGGCGGGCGGACGCAGCTCATCGACGAGGCGGTGGCGCTGGCCGGGGACTTCATCTCGGGTCTGATCGACACCATGATGCAGACCGGTGATCCGGTGGATGCCATCGACGCGTTCTTCGTGCTGTGGCGCGACCGGCTCGTGGAGAGCGGCTTCCGGGCCGGCTGCCCGATCGTGGCGGTGGCCGTGGAGGCCAACGACGGGGCCCCTCAGCTTGCCCGCTCCGCCGCTGCCGTCTTCGCCCGCTGGCAGGAGGCCTTCGCGGCCCTGTTCGTGCGGCACGGCCTGACCGAGGAACGCAGCCGGAGGCTGGGGTCCTTCGTCATCGCCGCGGTCGAAGGTGCGGTGATCATGTGCCGGGCCGAACGGAGTGCCGCTCCGATCGAGGCGGCCGCCGCCGAGATCCACGACCTGCTCGTGTACGCCCTGCGCGAGCGCCGTGAGGCCTGA
- a CDS encoding ABC transporter substrate-binding protein, which translates to MSAARPHITLRAIAATAALPLLLTACGYPAEAKKEDGKTHLAAGAGKKLSASEVRIGYFPNLTHATALVGLQEGLIAEELNGTTIKAQSFNAGPSEIEALNGGSLDIGFIGPSPSINGYVKSKGSNLRIISGSASGGVKLVVNPAKIKTLDDLRGKRIATPQKGNTQDVAFLNWISEKGWKVDPESGKGDVSVVRTDNKLTPAAFKQGSIDGAWVPEPTASKLVSEGGEVLLDEGFLWPENKFVITNIVVSQKFLREHPDVVEAVLRGTVKTNRWIRSHQDAARASANARLAADTGKPLDPEVIHPAWPSFTVTDDPLAATLKKQADHAVKAKLIEQPDLNGIYDLRLLNKVLKAAGKPEVSDAGLGAK; encoded by the coding sequence GTGTCTGCCGCAAGACCGCACATCACCCTGCGAGCCATCGCCGCAACGGCGGCGCTTCCTCTTTTACTCACGGCCTGCGGCTACCCTGCCGAGGCGAAGAAGGAGGACGGCAAGACGCACCTCGCCGCCGGTGCCGGCAAGAAGCTGTCGGCCTCCGAGGTCCGCATCGGTTACTTCCCGAACCTGACGCACGCCACCGCGCTGGTCGGTCTCCAGGAGGGCCTGATCGCCGAGGAACTGAACGGCACCACGATCAAGGCGCAGTCTTTCAACGCCGGCCCGTCCGAGATCGAAGCCCTCAACGGCGGCTCTCTCGACATCGGGTTCATCGGTCCCTCCCCCTCGATCAACGGCTACGTGAAGTCCAAGGGGTCCAACCTGCGGATCATCTCCGGTTCCGCCTCCGGCGGCGTGAAGCTGGTGGTGAACCCGGCGAAGATCAAGACTCTGGACGACCTCAGGGGCAAGAGGATCGCCACCCCTCAGAAGGGGAACACCCAAGACGTGGCGTTCCTCAACTGGATCTCCGAAAAGGGATGGAAGGTCGATCCGGAGTCCGGCAAGGGCGACGTCTCCGTTGTCCGCACCGACAACAAGCTGACCCCCGCCGCCTTCAAGCAGGGCTCCATCGACGGCGCCTGGGTGCCCGAGCCCACCGCCTCCAAACTCGTCTCCGAGGGCGGCGAGGTCCTTCTCGACGAGGGCTTCCTCTGGCCGGAGAACAAGTTCGTGATCACGAACATCGTCGTGTCGCAGAAGTTCCTGAGGGAGCACCCGGACGTGGTCGAGGCCGTTCTGCGCGGCACGGTGAAGACGAACAGGTGGATCCGCTCCCACCAGGACGCGGCAAGGGCCTCCGCGAACGCCAGGCTCGCGGCGGACACCGGCAAGCCTCTCGACCCGGAGGTCATCCACCCGGCGTGGCCGAGTTTCACGGTCACCGACGACCCGCTGGCGGCGACGCTGAAGAAGCAGGCCGACCACGCGGTCAAGGCCAAGCTCATCGAGCAGCCCGATCTGAACGGCATCTACGACCTGCGGCTTCTGAACAAGGTGCTCAAGGCGGCGGGCAAGCCCGAGGTTTCCGACGCCGGTCTCGGCGCCAAGTAG
- a CDS encoding putative leader peptide, with product MGNPLGGRLPPVKIPVNRIGKPGSCEVAVQTPHHARPLLPSLTARRYIDLVRTSSAICQPA from the coding sequence GTGGGCAACCCCTTGGGCGGTCGACTCCCGCCTGTCAAGATTCCTGTCAACCGGATCGGAAAACCAGGGAGTTGTGAGGTGGCCGTGCAAACACCGCACCACGCGCGCCCTCTGCTGCCCTCCCTCACTGCCCGTCGGTACATCGACCTGGTCCGGACGTCCAGCGCCATCTGTCAGCCTGCCTGA
- a CDS encoding MFS transporter, whose amino-acid sequence MDSTPTSRPSSAGYRNLVLATLGFTLTFWAWDLIAPLAGDYKDRLHLSSFQQSLLVAVPVLVGSLGRIPVGALTDRYGARLMFPVVSALTIVPVLLLIPAHESYGLTLGVGFLLGLGGTTFAIGIPLVNSWFPPDRRGFALGVFGMGMGGVALSGYVTPRIAKHDPDLPFLVVALALAAYAVLAALLLRDRPGRPVPTASLASRLRDAGRLRVTWELAALYAIGFGGIVAFGVYLPTYLKTWYGLSATDAGTKAAGFALVTVVFRPIGGWLSDRIHPAQVTAGALGLVALLAIVQAFDPAMNPVGTCALLLMAAGLGTASGSVFALVSQVTPQPQVGSVTGIVGAMGGLGGFVPPLVMGAIYSAKDSYSIGFMLLSDLALAGCVYAYGRMRTVRPAS is encoded by the coding sequence ATGGACTCCACGCCGACATCGCGGCCCTCGTCCGCCGGGTACCGCAATCTGGTCCTGGCGACCCTCGGGTTCACGCTCACCTTCTGGGCGTGGGACCTGATCGCGCCACTGGCCGGCGACTACAAGGACCGGCTCCACCTCTCCTCGTTCCAGCAGTCGCTGCTCGTCGCGGTGCCGGTGCTGGTCGGGTCGCTGGGGCGGATCCCGGTGGGCGCGCTGACCGACCGCTACGGCGCGAGGCTGATGTTCCCGGTGGTGTCCGCGCTCACCATCGTGCCCGTCCTGCTGCTGATCCCGGCGCACGAGAGCTACGGTCTGACGCTCGGGGTCGGCTTCCTGCTGGGTCTGGGCGGCACGACGTTCGCCATCGGCATCCCCCTGGTCAACTCCTGGTTCCCGCCCGACCGGCGGGGCTTCGCGCTGGGGGTCTTCGGGATGGGCATGGGCGGTGTCGCACTGTCCGGGTACGTCACACCGCGCATCGCCAAGCACGACCCCGACCTGCCCTTCCTCGTGGTGGCCCTGGCGCTCGCCGCGTACGCCGTCCTGGCTGCCCTGCTGCTCCGGGACCGGCCCGGCCGTCCCGTGCCGACGGCCTCGCTCGCCTCGCGGCTGCGCGACGCCGGGCGCCTGCGGGTGACGTGGGAGCTGGCCGCGCTCTACGCGATCGGCTTCGGGGGGATCGTCGCGTTCGGGGTGTACCTGCCGACGTACCTGAAGACCTGGTACGGGCTGTCGGCGACCGACGCCGGTACCAAGGCGGCGGGCTTCGCCCTGGTCACGGTGGTCTTCCGGCCGATCGGCGGCTGGCTGTCGGACCGGATCCACCCGGCACAGGTCACGGCCGGGGCGCTGGGCCTGGTGGCTCTCCTCGCGATCGTGCAGGCCTTCGACCCGGCGATGAACCCGGTCGGCACGTGCGCCCTGCTCCTGATGGCGGCCGGACTCGGGACGGCCAGCGGCAGTGTCTTCGCCCTGGTCTCGCAGGTGACTCCGCAGCCGCAGGTGGGCAGCGTGACGGGCATCGTCGGAGCGATGGGCGGCCTCGGCGGCTTCGTGCCCCCGTTGGTGATGGGCGCGATCTACAGCGCGAAGGACTCCTACTCGATCGGCTTCATGCTGCTGTCGGACCTCGCGCTCGCGGGGTGCGTGTACGCCTACGGGCGGATGCGGACCGTGCGGCCCGCGTCCTGA
- a CDS encoding nucleoside phosphorylase → MTQDLLPLTRVPRTGLPASALVVGDRARAQAVAGWLEDAKEVSHHREYRVFSGGWRGLPVTVASHGVGGPGAILLFQELADAGVRTLIRCGTAGAIRPGIADGDLVIAEAAVRDDGVTGQLLPPEYPAVSAPEAVLALQRAAREAGVRHHRGIVWTRAAFQPGLVPLPAYEKAGVAAIEMELSALLVTASLRGLTAGGVLVMDGANADGLVDEEATGGYDPHREVVADGVARGSAVALEALRLLAEAER, encoded by the coding sequence ATGACCCAGGACCTGCTGCCCCTCACCCGCGTCCCCCGCACCGGCCTGCCGGCCTCCGCGCTGGTCGTCGGCGACCGCGCGCGGGCCCAAGCCGTCGCGGGATGGCTCGAGGACGCGAAGGAGGTGTCCCACCACCGTGAGTACCGTGTGTTCAGCGGTGGTTGGCGAGGGCTCCCGGTGACGGTCGCGTCCCACGGGGTCGGCGGACCCGGCGCGATCCTGCTCTTCCAGGAGCTGGCCGACGCGGGCGTGCGCACCCTGATCAGATGCGGTACGGCGGGTGCGATCCGTCCCGGAATCGCCGACGGGGACCTGGTGATCGCCGAGGCGGCGGTACGTGATGACGGGGTGACCGGGCAGCTGCTGCCGCCGGAGTATCCCGCGGTGTCCGCTCCCGAGGCGGTACTGGCGCTGCAGCGGGCGGCTCGCGAGGCGGGAGTACGCCACCACCGGGGCATCGTCTGGACGCGCGCCGCCTTCCAGCCGGGGCTCGTCCCCCTCCCGGCGTACGAGAAGGCCGGTGTCGCCGCGATCGAGATGGAGCTCTCCGCGCTCCTGGTGACGGCTTCGCTGCGCGGGCTGACCGCGGGCGGAGTGCTGGTGATGGACGGGGCGAACGCCGACGGCCTCGTCGACGAGGAGGCGACCGGCGGATACGACCCGCACCGTGAGGTGGTCGCGGACGGGGTCGCGAGGGGCAGCGCCGTGGCCCTGGAGGCGCTGCGGCTGCTCGCCGAGGCCGAGAGGTGA